The following nucleotide sequence is from Tardiphaga alba.
GAAAAGATATCGTAATCGTTGCGCGCCTCGCCAAACGGTTCGGCCATCTGGTGCATCGCGACCATCAAGGGATCGGTCTGTGCGCTGCCGATATCCTCGCGCTCCAGCGACATGGTGACGGGCAGCACGATATCCGCATGACGCGCCGTTGCGGTCCAGGCCAGCTCATGCACCACCAGCGTATCGATCTGCGCGAAGGCGCTGCGCAGGCGGTTGATGTCCTGATGATGGTGGAACGGATTGCCGCCGGCCCAATAGACCAGCTTGATGTCCGGATAGGCCATCCGCTTGCCGTTATAGTCGAACGGCCCGTTCGGATTGAGCAGCATGTCGGAGATGCGCGCCACGGGGATGAAATCGGCGACGCCATTCTTGCCCTGCGGCAGGCCGGCGATCGGCACTGCATTGTAGCGGCGGCCGTAATTGGCGATGGCGCCCAGAGCATAACCGAAGCCGCCGCCGGGCAGGCCGATCTGGCCGAGCATTGTCGCGAGCACGGCGGACATCCACACCGGCTGCTCGCCATGCCGCGCCCGCTGCAGCGAATGCGCGACGGTGAACAGCACGCGCTTGCCGGGCAGGCGACGCGCCAGCTTGAGGATCACATCCGCCGAGAGACCGGTGATCGGGGCGGCCCAGGCTGCATCCTTCGGCTGGCCGTCGCTGCGGCCCATCAGATAGGTTTCGAATTCGTCGAAGCCGACGCTGCAGCGGTCGATGAAGGCGCGATCGTGCGTGCCGTCCATTACCAGCGTATGCGCCAGCGCCAGCATCAGTGCGACGTCGCTGCCCGGCATTGCCTGCAGCCAGTCCTGGTTCACTTCGTCGGGCAGGTCGGTCTTCAGCGGCGAGACCAGCACGAATTCGCCACCGCGCTTGCTCACCGCGATCATGTCGCCATGTTCGGTGTGCTTGCTGATGCCGCCGCCGGCGACGCGCGAATTCTTGGTGTTCATGCCGCCGAAGGCGACGACGAGATCGCAATGTTCGACCACTTCATCCCAGCCGATATTGCGGCGGGTCATGTCCTCGTAGTCGCCGAGGATGCGCGGGATGATCACGGTGGACGCGCCGGCCGAATAGGAATTCACCGAACGCACATAGCCGCCGAGTGCAAAGTTCAGGAAGCGATGCACCTGGCTCTGCGCGTGATGGAAGCGGCCGGCGCTAGACCAGCCATAGGAGCCGCCGAACACCGCCTGCGGACCGCGCCTGTCCTTCACGCGCTTCAGCTCACCGGCGAGTAGGTCGAGGACTTCATCCCACTCCATCTCGACAAAGCCATCGCGGCCGCGGCGGTCGCTTGGGCCGGGGCCGTGTTCCAGCCAGCCGCGGCGAACCATCGGCTTGGCGATGCGCGCCTTGTGGCGCAGCGCTTCGGGGAAATTCTGGATGATCGGATTCGGATCGGGATCGATGGGATGCGGCGAGATCACGAGCTGATCATTGACCCACTCGCCGGAGAAGGCGCCCCAATGCGAGGAGTGGGTCATCTTGCCTTGCGGCCTGATCGTGCGCTCGTTCGCTTGCTTCATCCGTTCCAATCCATCATTCCAGTATCAATGCTTCTGTCCATAAAGCACGGGAACCGCGGAGTCGACGACCACCTCGACAAGGCTGACGCCCGCATGCTGCAAGCTATGCCGGAAAGCCTTTTCAAGTTCCGAAGATGTGCTGACGCGCGTGGCATGCGCGCCCAGTCCTTCGGCAATTTTGACGAAATCTAGTCCGGGCAGATCGAGACCGGGAACATTGCGCACCTGCATCACCTGGCTGAACGAGCGCATGGCGCCATAGCCGGAATTGTTGATGACCACGATGGTGATCGGCAGTTTCCGCTGTGCCGCCGTCCACAGCGCCTGGATCGAATACATCGCCGAGCCGTCGCCGATCAGGCACACCGTGCGACGCCCGGGATGCGCGAGCGCGATGCCGACGGAGGCGGGCAGCGACCAGCCGAGGCCGCCGGAGGACATCGTGTAGAACGAATTGGCGCCGCGCATCGGCAGATATTTATGTATCGCGGGCCGATGCGACGGCGCTTCCTCCACTAGCATCGCATCTGGCGGCATCGCCTGCGACAGCGTGTGCAAGAGGTAATCGATCGGGATCGGATCGGCAGCCGCGGGCGCCGGCGGCAGCACGCGGCCCTTTGCGATGTTTCGTTGTGTGTCCGGCAGCAGCTCGCGCAGCATCGTCAACGCCGGTTTCATGGTGGCGATGATGCTGGTGCCGATCGGCGCGACTGCTGCTGAATCCGCATCGTCGGTGATCTGAAAGATCGTCGCGCCGCCATCGAAGATCGCCGCATGGCCTTCCACATGAAAGGTAAAGACCGGCGCGCCGATGACGACGACGAGGTCGTATTCCTTCAACGCATCCGATAGCTGTGCAGGCGATGCATGCAGGAAGCCGTGGAATTGCGGATGCCGCTCCGGGAAGCTGCAACGCGCGGAGAAGGGGGAGACCCATACGGCGGCTTTGATCTTCTCGGCGACGGCGACCATCTCGTCCACACAGCCGGCGCGATCGATACCGGGGCCGACAATGAGGGCAGGGTGTTTGCTCGTCGAGAGTGCAGCGACAAGCTGCTGCATCGCCTCTGGCTCCGGCCCGATCGCGCGGCTGACATTGCGCGCATCGATCAACTGTGCCGGATGCGCCCAGTCGTCGATCGGCACGGAGACGAAGGTCGGCCCACATGGCGGCTGCATGGCCACATAGTAAGCGCGCGCGATGGCTGCTGGCACGTCCTCCGCGCGGGCGGGCTCGACGCTGTATTTCACATAGGGCCGCGGAAATTCCGACGCGCGCTCGGCATAGAGAAACGCCTGCAGCGGCAGGATGCTGCGCGCCTGCTGCCCGGCCGTGATCACCATCGGCGTCTGGTTGCGATGCGCGGTGTAGATGTTGCCGAGCGCGTGTCCGACGCCAGCAGCGGAATGCAGATTGACGAAGGATGCATTGCGCGTCGCCTGCGCATAGCCATCGGCCATGCCGATGACGGAAGCTTCCTGCAAGCCGAGGACGTAGTCGATATCGTCGGGCCAGTCGGACAGGAAGGGCAGTTCGGTGGAGCCGGGATTGCCGAAAACTTTGGTGATGCCGAAGCCGCGGATCAGATTAAGCGTGGCGTCTTTGACGGTGGTGGTTTTGGATTTCGGAGTACGAGCCAAGGCGATTTCCTCACAGTGTCGGGCAGTGGGCTGCCGCGTGTTGTTGACTCATCAACTGCGAGAAACTGCGATGTGTCAACTGTGAGGAAATGAGCGGAGCGGGGTCCCTCAAGCGGCGTAGCCGCGCAGCGGGGAGGGTGGCGCGAAGCGAGCGTTCAGCGAGCTTCGCGACGGGTGGGGTGCTTTCCCAAGCTCGACGTCACGTGGGGCACCCCCACCCCGGCCTTCGGCCGACCCTCCCCGCAAGGGGGAGGGTAAGAACGGAGCGCCTTCGCCTACTTCTTCTCAAATCCCGCGATCAGCCGCTCCAGCTGTTCGCGTTCTCCGTCCGCCTTCTCGCCGGGATCGAACAGCACATTGCGCAGCAGAAAATACTCCGTCTCGTCCTCGATCCGGTCGCGCTTCAGCACGCGTGCATAGGTCCGCGAGTAACGGCGGCGCAGTTCGGAGAGCGAGGGAATGTCGTGCAGCCGCAATTCGCTGTCGAATTTGGCGACTTCCATGGGCGTGAATTGCAGCGACATGTCCATGCAGTCGCTGATGGCGTCGCGCAATCCATCCTGCGCGAGCGCCTCGGTCAGCAGTCTTTCGGCAGGCCGGTATTTTCCCGCGAAGAAGGCGAGAAAGTCCTTCAATCTGGTGTCGTCGATGTTGGTCTGGTTCTGCATATCAGTCGCCCTACACTCATCCCTCATGGTGAGGAGGCGCGAAGCGCCGTCTCGAACCATGGCTGCGCACTCTTCACCATCCCAAGTGAATGGCTATGCCATTCACAACGAGACGCGCGCAAGAGCGCGCTCCTCAGGATGAGGGCGGAGTGAGTGGCAGGCCTACCAGCTCGCCGTCGCCTTCATGGTCGGCGCGCCCTTGTCATTGGCGGTCCAGACCTCGAGCCCATCCGCGGTCTCGTTCGCATTCACCGTGAAGTCGGCACCGTCGAACAGCGGTGACACGCCGCGATAGCTGAACTTGGCCGGGGCCTTGCCCTTCAGCTTCGCCGCGAACTCCACCAGCAGCGCGGCCTGCAGCGGGCCGTGGAAGACGAGGCCGGGATAGAATTCGACCTTGGTGACGTAGTCGCGATCGTAATGGATGCGGTGGCCGTTGAAAGTCAGCGCGCTGTAGCGGAACAGCAGCACGGGATCGGCGTAATGCGTTTCCTGACGCTGGGCGCTCGGCACGTCCTTCGGCGCGGGCGCCGGCGGCGCCATGCTGGTGGGCATGGCGCGATAGACGATGTCCTGTCGCTCGCGCACGGCGACGCCGCGCGGCGTGGTGATCACGTGTTCCACATTGACGAAACACAGCGTGCCGGTGGAGCCGGTCTTCACATTCACATCGAGGATCTTCGACGAGCGGGTCACGGTGTCGCCGACCTGCAGCGGTGCAATGAACTGCACCTCGCCGCCAGCCCACATGCGGCGCGGCAGCGGCACCGGCGGCAGGAAGCCGCCGCGGGCGGGATGGCCGTCGGTGCCGAGCTTGTCCATGGCAGCGACGGGCTGCGCCAGGCACCAATGCGTGGTGAAGGGGGCGATGTCGCCGGTCTTCGGCGTGCCAATGTCGAGAAACAGCGTGGCGCGCAGGCCCTTCACGAGCTGCGCGGTGATCACGTCGGAGGCCTCTTCGGTGCGGCCGATCCACTGCTTGAGATGATCGATGTCGAGTTGTTCGGTCATGTCAGCTCCTTACTTCTGTACGTCACCGATACCCGGCACCGCGCCATAGCTGTCGCGGTCCGCATCCATCCAGATCGCGCCGGGCGCGGGATAGGCGACGGGGCCGTTCGGGGTGTCCACGGTGATGCGGCGCAGATGCGGATGCTTTGACAGATCCGCCATCGTGTTCACTTCGGCAAAGGCGATGTCGGCATCGCTGAGACGCTTCAGCAACTCCTCACGGCTGAGCGAACCAAAGATGTCGCCGACCACTTTGTCGGTGTAGTCGCGATTGTGCACGCGCTCGACATTGTTGACCATCTTCGCGTCGGTGGCGAGATCGGCATTGCCCAGCACTTTCGCGCATAGGATCTTCCATTCGCGCTCGCTCTGGATCGAAATGAGAATGCCCTTGCCTTCCTTCGAATTGAACACGCCATAGGGCGCGATGGAGGGATGCGCGAGGCCCATGCGCTTCGGCTCCTTGCCGTTCTCGGCATTGAGCAGCGGCACGGTCAGCCAGTCGGCCATCACGTCGAACATGGAGATGCGGATATCGGCGCCTTCGCCGGATACGCTGCGTCCGATCAGCGCTTCGAGGATGGCGGCATGCGCGGCCGCACCTGTGGCGACATCGACGATGGAGACGCCGACGCGCGATGGGCCTTCCGGGCCGCCGGTGATGGAGGCGAGGCCGCTCTCCGCCTGGATCAAGAGGTCATAGGCCTTGCGATGCGCATAAGGGCCGGTGTCGCCATAGCCGGTGATGGTGGCGCAGATCAGCCGCGGATAATCCTTGCGCAGGCGCTCCAGCGTGAAGCCGAGCTTGTCCATGGAGCCGGGCTTGAGATTCTGGATCAGCACGTCGGCGGTAGCGATCAGCTCTTCGAGCTGCTTGCGGCCTTCCGGCGTGGAGAGATCGACCACGGCCGAATCCTTGCCGCGATTGAGCCAGACGAAATAGCTGCTCTGGCCCTTGGCCGCCGCGTCATAGCCCCTGGCGAAATCGCCTTCCGGGCGTTCGATCTTGATGACATGCGCGCCGGCATCGGCGAGGCGCGAACTGCAATAGGGCGCCGCCACGGCCTGTTCGACAGCGACGACGGTGAGGCCTTTGAGCGGCAGCATGATGTTCTCCGGTTCACCTCTCCCCTCCGGGGAGAGGTCGCGCGCACTTGCGCGCGGGTGAGGGGGCTTGGTGACGGAGCGTGTGGCGCCCCCTCACCCGGCTTGCTTCGCAATCCGACCTCTCCCCAGTGGGGAGAGGTGAAGGAGGAAAGCTCAATAAGACCGCGGCATTCCGAGCACGTGCTCTGCCACAAACGACAGGATCAAATTCGTCGAGATCGGCGCCACCTGATACAGCCGCGTCTCGCGGAATTTTCGCTCGACATCGTATTCTTCAGCAAAACCAAAACCACCATGCGTTTGAATGCACGCATTGGCCGCTTCGAAGGATGCATCGGCCGCGAGCATCTTGGCCATATTGGCCTCGGCGCCGCAGTCGAGGCCCGCTTCGTACTTGCGGGTGGCTTCCTTCACCATCAGCTCGGCCGCGCGCATCGATGCATAGGCCTTGGCGATGGGGAACTGGATGCCCTGGTTCTGGCCGATCGGCCGGCCGAACACATGGCGTTCCTTGGCATAGGCGGAGGCCTTGGCGATGAACCACTTGGCGTCGCCCACGCATTCGGCGGCGATCAGGATGCGTTCGGCATTCATGCCGGAGAGGATGTAGCGGAAGCCCTTGCCCTCTTCGCCGATGAGATTTTCTTTCGGCACCTTCATGTCGGTGAAGAACACTTCGGTGGTCGCATGATTCATCATCGTGCGGATCGG
It contains:
- a CDS encoding molybdopterin guanine dinucleotide-containing S/N-oxide reductase; this translates as MKQANERTIRPQGKMTHSSHWGAFSGEWVNDQLVISPHPIDPDPNPIIQNFPEALRHKARIAKPMVRRGWLEHGPGPSDRRGRDGFVEMEWDEVLDLLAGELKRVKDRRGPQAVFGGSYGWSSAGRFHHAQSQVHRFLNFALGGYVRSVNSYSAGASTVIIPRILGDYEDMTRRNIGWDEVVEHCDLVVAFGGMNTKNSRVAGGGISKHTEHGDMIAVSKRGGEFVLVSPLKTDLPDEVNQDWLQAMPGSDVALMLALAHTLVMDGTHDRAFIDRCSVGFDEFETYLMGRSDGQPKDAAWAAPITGLSADVILKLARRLPGKRVLFTVAHSLQRARHGEQPVWMSAVLATMLGQIGLPGGGFGYALGAIANYGRRYNAVPIAGLPQGKNGVADFIPVARISDMLLNPNGPFDYNGKRMAYPDIKLVYWAGGNPFHHHQDINRLRSAFAQIDTLVVHELAWTATARHADIVLPVTMSLEREDIGSAQTDPLMVAMHQMAEPFGEARNDYDIFSGLAERLGKGAEFTEGRTAREWLQYLYKTTYDGLVAGGHEAPDFETFWANGEVLLPQKPLDGGTLRAFVNDPENNRLPTPSGKVEIFSSTIAGFNYADCPGHPAWLPPLDVPTAETPLHLVANQPASRLHSQLDFGGHSAAEKRRGREVARMHPKDADAREIKDGDIIKLFNERGACLASVVVTEDVMAGVIQLPTGAYYDPEDINDDKPLCVHGNPNVLTRDVGTSSLAQGCTGQLTVVQVEKFTGNLPPIQAFDPPVPVERPQPPRLEAAE
- the mdlC gene encoding benzoylformate decarboxylase yields the protein MARTPKSKTTTVKDATLNLIRGFGITKVFGNPGSTELPFLSDWPDDIDYVLGLQEASVIGMADGYAQATRNASFVNLHSAAGVGHALGNIYTAHRNQTPMVITAGQQARSILPLQAFLYAERASEFPRPYVKYSVEPARAEDVPAAIARAYYVAMQPPCGPTFVSVPIDDWAHPAQLIDARNVSRAIGPEPEAMQQLVAALSTSKHPALIVGPGIDRAGCVDEMVAVAEKIKAAVWVSPFSARCSFPERHPQFHGFLHASPAQLSDALKEYDLVVVIGAPVFTFHVEGHAAIFDGGATIFQITDDADSAAVAPIGTSIIATMKPALTMLRELLPDTQRNIAKGRVLPPAPAAADPIPIDYLLHTLSQAMPPDAMLVEEAPSHRPAIHKYLPMRGANSFYTMSSGGLGWSLPASVGIALAHPGRRTVCLIGDGSAMYSIQALWTAAQRKLPITIVVINNSGYGAMRSFSQVMQVRNVPGLDLPGLDFVKIAEGLGAHATRVSTSSELEKAFRHSLQHAGVSLVEVVVDSAVPVLYGQKH
- a CDS encoding FAS1-like dehydratase domain-containing protein, coding for MTEQLDIDHLKQWIGRTEEASDVITAQLVKGLRATLFLDIGTPKTGDIAPFTTHWCLAQPVAAMDKLGTDGHPARGGFLPPVPLPRRMWAGGEVQFIAPLQVGDTVTRSSKILDVNVKTGSTGTLCFVNVEHVITTPRGVAVRERQDIVYRAMPTSMAPPAPAPKDVPSAQRQETHYADPVLLFRYSALTFNGHRIHYDRDYVTKVEFYPGLVFHGPLQAALLVEFAAKLKGKAPAKFSYRGVSPLFDGADFTVNANETADGLEVWTANDKGAPTMKATASW
- a CDS encoding CaiB/BaiF CoA transferase family protein encodes the protein MLPLKGLTVVAVEQAVAAPYCSSRLADAGAHVIKIERPEGDFARGYDAAAKGQSSYFVWLNRGKDSAVVDLSTPEGRKQLEELIATADVLIQNLKPGSMDKLGFTLERLRKDYPRLICATITGYGDTGPYAHRKAYDLLIQAESGLASITGGPEGPSRVGVSIVDVATGAAAHAAILEALIGRSVSGEGADIRISMFDVMADWLTVPLLNAENGKEPKRMGLAHPSIAPYGVFNSKEGKGILISIQSEREWKILCAKVLGNADLATDAKMVNNVERVHNRDYTDKVVGDIFGSLSREELLKRLSDADIAFAEVNTMADLSKHPHLRRITVDTPNGPVAYPAPGAIWMDADRDSYGAVPGIGDVQK